The proteins below are encoded in one region of Micromonospora sp. DSM 45708:
- the thpR gene encoding RNA 2',3'-cyclic phosphodiesterase — MRLFTAVYPSAAAVTDLTARVVGLRVGVASAAGVNVRLADPAHLHLTLAFLGEVPDDRLVAVQSALGLAAASFQDGRGSSPRLRLGGGGSFGQGRSTVLWVDVRGDTEPLDALARLVRDALRRAGLPHDDKPFRPHLTIARPGDRLDPVDVHADRETLHGYAGPEWPADELVLVRSHPGPRTHHTRLAGWPL; from the coding sequence GTGCGGCTCTTCACGGCGGTCTACCCGTCCGCGGCGGCGGTCACCGACCTCACCGCGCGGGTCGTCGGGCTGCGCGTCGGCGTCGCGTCCGCCGCCGGCGTGAACGTCCGGCTCGCCGACCCGGCCCACCTCCACCTCACGCTGGCCTTCCTCGGTGAGGTGCCGGACGACCGGCTGGTCGCGGTGCAGAGCGCGCTCGGTCTGGCGGCGGCGTCCTTCCAGGACGGCCGGGGCAGCTCGCCTCGGCTGCGCCTGGGTGGCGGGGGCAGCTTCGGGCAGGGCCGGTCCACTGTGCTCTGGGTGGACGTGCGCGGCGACACCGAGCCGCTGGACGCGCTCGCCCGCCTGGTCCGCGACGCGTTGCGCCGGGCCGGGCTGCCGCACGACGACAAGCCGTTCCGGCCCCACCTGACCATCGCCCGCCCCGGCGACCGCCTCGACCCGGTCGACGTGCACGCCGACCGGGAGACGCTGCACGGGTACGCCGGCCCGGAGTGGCCCGCCGACGAGTTGGTCCTGGTCCGCAGCCACCCGGGCCCCCGCACCCACCACACCCGCCTCGCCGGCTGGCCCCTGTAA